One Glycine max cultivar Williams 82 chromosome 8, Glycine_max_v4.0, whole genome shotgun sequence genomic window, TCTAATAGTTTGTGACATGGAAGCTAGATTAATAATATGAATTCTTATGTTTggattgtttatttttgtagACATTTTGCATGGCCTTCTGGAGAGctaagttttaattatttatgagaTTTATGATATGAAAGTTTTAAGattaataaaagtttaaaaattattcttttttcacaatgtattatttaataattaggtACGGGATAACATGTGTCACACCTCCCATAGTTATCAAACCAAAAATGACCAAGAAAACCAACGTCATATGACCTTTAAATAATGCTCGACACCCATCACCCAACACAGCGTAAATTAAGACCTCCTCACTTAGAAGTCCCAAACAATGGCTCTTTGTTAGGTTAACACAAGTTGCTCAAGCCTTGGTGCATATATAGCTCTACAAGCTTCAACTAgggatgagaaaaataaaaattaaaaattgtacaTGGGATACCCGCGAGTAAATACCAATTAGAAATGAATATCTTAATCAGTATCCACTTATATATTAATGGGACGAGGACAAGTAATAAGGTACTTGTACCAGTGGATATTcgcaatttaaaattaattactaattatatataagtttctctaatttgctatatattagtgtaaatatatattttgaatctatttatttatattataaatatatatgttttaaagttatttattcATACTACTTGCAATAGTCTCACCTCATTGTCTCTCTAACTCTAGCAGTTAACCTACTTGTAGTACTAATGATGTTAGCTCAGATTCACCGACATatgtaaaaatttaacaaaagacaatcacatttttttatctttaatttggtGAGATCGTTATTCAATCGAGCTGGGGACACTGTGTTGCAAATATATGTCTAGAACAAtagtttttgtttcaatttatttgagccatattaaatgtataataatgataatcaaataaagtataagcaaatataaataaatcctGCTCAAATtatgaacaatttactattttaactatttttgaTTGATTGCACGTgcttaataaatattcaaaactAATAATTTGAACTGGAAAAAATGAGTTTGTACCTAAAGACATTCCGTGAGCAATTGTGATTGGATAATTGAAGATATGAGTGAGTGGACCCTTTAGAAAGATTCGAGAATGCAGAAGAATCACGTGGGTAGCCCCACGTTCGTTGGAGGCATCTCCTCCATGGCCCCCAACGAAAACCATTTTTACCGGTAATATAAGTCCCACCACCTTTTATTAcactttttctttcatattaataaaaaatctctCCTTTTTATTGTGGGATATCAAAACGTgcattttaagaattaaattaccGAAAGAAAGATAACAAAAGGTgataaaatctttattttttaggagcattatataatgtttaaagaaataaataaacaatttaataattatatatgcacTAGAATTCAAATTTATACCGTTAACTAATCATAAATGAccgataataatataaaaaataaaatggtaagaTATTAATGACACTCGcttggaataaaaaataatcttgaaaGACTTAAAGGGTGTTTGGTTtagttgttttctgttttcattttcactggaaatagaaaatggtgatagaaatatgtttgattggattgaaaacattttcaataaaatattttctcaaacgaaccaaaaactgaaaataataaaatctcattttcagttgaaatcagaaatctcattttaggtaaaataaaaacatcgtttttaagcaaatataaatatacattttttttgaaaacatatttttagtatttttatttcttgaaagcaaaaaataaaatgtctttcagaattctaatcttttgagaatgaaaacaagaaatgaaaacaaaaaataataaaaaatgcaaatcaaacacacccttatattattttttcttaagatatttattaaagattaaaataagctgaagtgaattatattttcatttataacataaatgttataactttttataaataaaataaagcagtaacttttaattttttacatctATCTCTCATGAAAAGTAATCCTTTCCAAAGCATGAAAAGCACTAAAAATTGGACAAAGAGCGCCTCTTCCAAAATTAATGTGAACAGAGTATCTTGTATTCcatgcatttatttttttgaaaggcatcTTATACTCCAAAATTAATGTGAACAGAGATAGTAACAATTTATATTTGATAagttatacaataattttttatttctttccatttattttatttattacttcatttattgcatCATATACTtctcttttttcactttctcttttttagtTGAAAGTTGTAACTAACATTTCTCATGTGAACATAAGAAGATGGGAGGGCAATTGTATTACTCCTAATAATTTGCATGTAAATTCATGAAATGTGGCAACTATAAATGAGGGCCATGCTCCCTCATTAACCACACGAGCCTTCCCTTTCATTCTTTTATGATTCTTCACTCAATTTCATTAGAAGCTGCTTCTGAGATAAAAATATCAGCTTTTGTAGTTCACACTCTAGTTGCTTCTGGTGTGCTTCCTACCCTGAATGTTTTATATACTCAACTCTTGTTCCATGCTCTCTAGTTTTCATAAGCAAGTTTGGTGAATTGTGATTGCTTCCTGTATGATCCAAATACTTGGATTTTTGAACTTTTCTACGCTTCGTTTATTACTTAATGAGTTTTTCTGGTTTTATGGTCAGAGAGATGTTGCTCTTGCTTGTAAATTGTAGTTCATTGTGTTTGTGCCTATTCTTCTTTACTTATAGTTGTGAATTTTTGTTCTTTCATTTGACTATTTGAGTATATTATCTCCGAAACAGAGCATTTCATCATGTTACTTTGGTTTTGGCTTGAGATATGCTGAATTAGTTCCTTTTCTGGTaaatctgtttttattttcttctgctTTGGAATCAAGCCTTCTGAGCTTACTTCCTTTTTTggtaaatgcttttttttttcgtgGAGGATATTTAAATGAAAGTTGGTTGAGATTGTAAGACATGAAAGGGCTTATAATACgacacataaaattaatataaaacacaaatcttaaattaaaagttagaattattgttttaaaagtaAGTATGAGCTATTACAGATTGAGGGTGTGTGGCGCATGGATACAGTTGTTGCCTTTTGACAAAACAGCCTCTTTGATTTGATAGCGGGAAaagcttaaaaaataataaagtgaaaTGAATACTATTCAATGCAATTAGAAATGTCTAACATGGATATGTGTAGACCAACATGTATAGCAGTTCGTGCTTTTTGGTTAGACttgtttcatttcttttttttagaatgGCGATTTCCagaaaaatgtttgataaaGAGTGATAATTGAGTTTTATGTTCATAGTTTATTTTGTTTGCACTTAGATTTTTCTATTTGTTGATAATTCCCTTGTGTGTTCTGTCTGTCATTCTTGTGCTGCAAATAGCAAAATGGTAGGAAGTGTTGATGTTCTAGCTCATGATTCCAGCATTAATGGAACAATGAAACAGTGGCCTGAAGATTTCAGTTCCATGACGATTATGAGAGATCATGTGACACTCACAATTGGAGAGAATGGCATTGGCAATGGGGTTGTTCAGAATGGTACAGAAAATGGAGAAAGAAAGATAGTGCTTGGAAGAAATATTCACACCACGTGCCTTGAAGTCACTGAGCCTGATATAGATGATGAGGTTACTGGGGAAAGGGAAGCTTATATGGCAGGCGTGTTGGCTAAATACAAAAAATCTCTGACTGAAAGGACCAACTATCATTTAGGTATGATAcaacatttatttcttttcttcccttaACTTCTAGAATTAGTATGTTCTATCTCATATACTAATGTGTATGAAAAATCTATTACAGGATACccctataatttgaattttgactaTGATGCACTCTCTCAGCTTCAGCATTTTTCCATCAACAACCTGGGGGATCCCTTCATTGAAAGCAATTATGGTGTCCACTCTAGGCAGTTTGAGGTTGGTGTTTTGGACTGGTTCGCGCGGTTGTGGGAACTCGAGAAAGATGAGTATTGGGGCTATATAACAAACTGTGGCACAGAAGGCAATCTCCATGGCATCCTAGTGGGGTTAGTAATTCTGCTAGTTTTGTGTATGTTGCTGTAGAAAACTTGAAATAGGTCTAATGTGGTGAAATGACTTTTTGTTTGTAGGAGAGAGGTTTTCCCTGATGGGATTTTATATGCCTCACAGGAATCACATTATTCTGTTTTCAAAGCTGCTAGAATGTACAGAATGGAATGTGTGAAGATTAACACTCTTTGGTCTGGTGAGATTGATTGTGATGATTTTAAGGCCAAGCTTCTTTGTCACAAGGACAAGCCAGCAATTGTGAATGTGAACATAGGTAACTTTCTCCTCCTCTGTTTCTCTCTCTGACTCTTCCCTGTgccctctctcttctctttttgaTTCTGACTCTCACACTGAAACATTGCAGGTACAACTGTGAAGGGAGCAGTGGATGACCTTGATCTGGTAATAAAGAAACTAGAAGAGGCAGGATTTTCACAAGACAGGTTCTATATCCATTGTGATGGGGCTTTGTTTGGTCTCATGCTGCCTTTTGTCAAACGTGTAAGTCTTGAAATGTcacttttttattgttcaattttCCTTGTTATCCTCGTGTTTTCTGACACACAACATTTCGATTCTTACATGTTAACCTTCCAATTGAAGAGTATTGCAATGTCATGACACATTCCTCTATACATGCCATATTACATATCATGTCGTAGCGATCACTTATGTAACATGTTTAGATACATGTTAAATtgtcattaaataataatagagactattaaaaaaaattatgaaaattaaaactaattaaaaatgtatttatcatTGTTTACTTGCAAAAGCAAACAAATTAAGATCGGTTCAATCAAAAGAGTCTAATTTAGTTGGTTAAGTAtatattcatttgatttttatgaataaaaaaatattaagacttAGTCCCTTTAGTCATGTAAATCTGGTCACGTTTCTATGATGTTTACATGTTGAATTATTGATTGAGTTGATGATGTTTTTCAAAATGGCAGGCTCCAAAAATTTCATTCAAGAAACCAATTGGTAGTGTGAGTGTCTCAGGCCACAAATTCGTGGGGTGCCCCATGCCCTGTGGCGTGCAGATAACACGGTTGGAGCACGTCAACGCTCTTTCCAGAAACGTCGAATACCTGGCTTCAAGGGACGCCACAATCATGGGAAGCAGGAACGGGCACGCCCCCATATTCCTCTGGTACAGCCTCAACATGAAAGGCTACAGAGGCTTCCAGAAAGAGGTGCAAAAGTGTTTGAGGAATGCACACTACTTCAAAGATCGCCTTGTGGATGCTGGCATTGGAGCGATGCTGAATGAGCTCAGCAGCACCGTTGTGTTTGAGAGGCCTCACGATGAAGGGTTTGTGCACAAGTGGCAGCTTGCGTGCCAAGGAAACGTTGCACATGTTGTGGTGATGCCTAATGTCACCATTGAGAAACTTGATGATTTTCTCAATGAGCTTGTGCAGAAGCGTGCTGTGTGGTTTAGAGATGGGAACTGTCAACCCTATTGTATAGCTTCTGATGTAGGACAGGAAAATTGCCTCTGTGCTCTGCACAGGTAACTTGTGTGTAATTAAGTAACTATATTTGTAATGTGTTTTTTTGAGTGTTTGTGGCTTCTGTCTTCATTGATCAGTGTTATGATTGCTAAAATAAAAACTGATGGATAAAAACTGCTAAAAGTCACTTGTTGGTTTAGAAATGTTTCTATCTGATGTATATCTTCTCATTTCCTCGTACCAGTGGAGAAGTTCtttatagtttttctactctttcTAGGACCGATTTTAAagtggacttttttttttttggaattttttagagaagaaactaaaagagttttgacaaaaataaaaatgagaaaggcttgtttttctatttgaaGGCACTcgaaaaaaaactttgaaatcAGCGACAAAACTATCGAAAGCAATTGGATCATGATCCGAGGGAGGCAAAATGAATTTTCCACGGGCAAGGCCAATCCATTTATCCCATTTTTGTTCAGCCTGAGTTAGAATAGCCCTTTTGATTCACTTCACTTAATACGACAAGAAAACATGTTGTAATCAgggatttttattctttaagaaAACATCTAATgtccttaattttaaaaaatcatgaaaagtaGTTGTTACACTAACAAAGtagttgtaacaaaaaaaaaatgaaaaagtacaCAAGGTCtactttcaataaaaaataataatgaaaagtaATATTTAGACTGctgttgtatttattttttggctCATTATAATATTGGTTTAAAATAATTGAGgattaatttttgtcaaaaatcTAATTTGTAACTTTTAGTAGAGTCTATCTTCTTAATTCTTAAAGGATTTAAACCTAGTTTCATTTAAGTGAATGACATtgatattgataatattttatttatttaatttatattttgtctttATGAACATCAAAATACTGTTCGGtcaataataaatagataataatgatgtagttattgttatttatgtttacattttattagaaatattttaaatagtatttgtatgtttaatttttcttcttctttttattgttaatattttcgtttgaatttttatctttttattattaaactcttgtaataattagataatattttaatgaaacaCATAAATAAtgatcttaatattttttagaagttagaaaataattttttttcactacagaaaataactttaaaaaacaggaaaaaaatttatgccaaaatatttttgataaaatttataaaaacacaTGAAACCAAGAAGCCAATATCCAAATAGTCAATTTGGATAACAGAACTAGTTAAATTGTGTCGTACCATTGAACAGAAAAGCAACAAATGTAtattaagataaatataaaagcCCTCTCAGGTAGAACGCTTGCACGTTATTATTATTAGCTTTAGGCCTCACTCTTTGCTTCTTCTGCTTTGGACTTCTCTTCTTGAGGCTCTTCTGGCTTGGGTTCAGCCTTTACTTCCTCTGTCTTTGGTTCCTCCTCTACTTTCTGCAAATAAATAGGTGATAAATTAATAAGCAGATAAAACAGGTTTAGgcagagaatatatatatatatatatatatatatttttttttttaaattaaaaataacataatttaataaaattaactaattttcttaataagtaTGAAATATGTGTTGTTTTACTTATATTGAAGGGAAACTCAAAttctaacaaaaatataatattaaaattacttaaaaaactaGGTATATATCTTGTCTAATCCCACAAGGCTAATGTAGAGTATATAATTTGAAGGAAAAATGCAATACCTGGTTGAGCAAGGTGCCTAGAGACTTGTTCTCGGGGGTCTCAAGAACATTTGCTTCACTAGTCTGCTCATTCTGCTCAACCTTAACCTGCTCGGTCACAGGTTCAGACACTGCCTCATTGGTCTTGGGATTGCTACCACAGTTTCCCATCTTCAATGAACCAAGTTTCTTTCTACGTTAAAAAAGGaatattgttattgttagttAATTCTTGTTGAAAGGGTTTATAAAGGGTTGTTTCACGTTTGTTCTGGATTCTCTTGGGGTGCTATTACTATTGGCTTGTAATGAAATACACGCTTATTCACCAACACAAGCAACTCTGGCTTTTCATTTTGTGCACGGGTTAGATTTTGTATCGGTAAATCACCTGCTGGTTTGCAAAGCTGTTTTGGCCCCACGAACCAATCAACAGAGTTATAATTCttcaaaatagatttttaaaactAGAATTTAAAACcttctactatttttttatcataaagtattaaaaatattctattaaCTCTGAccgatttttagttttaataaataaattatttatgttaattataGTGTATTGGAGTAATTGAAACAATGTTGACGGAGATTATCTTGTCTATTCAAGGccatatatacttttaaaaatatatataatatattgatttgaaagaattataatttaaaatttaaattattttttaaaaataatatatatatatatatatatatatatatatatatatatatcaatttaaaaagTAACTTTTTCGATCAATTATTTGTATAATTGATATAGAAAGTcttgtaaaaaattttaaaagttgtaaaaacATGTCCAGTGGGTGCAGTCTAAGAAAcccattttaaattatttactttaattGATCCTTATAATATTGCATcataattaaacaatttaaatatattttgtttcaataatataattttaagtaattcttaaattatttttcttaaatcatccaaaaataacataacaatgtTGAACGGTGACACGCCCACTTCACGAACATGTCATTGGTTAACCAAGGCTATGTAGTAAACGGTACTAAAtgcaaaatagttttttttttctccggGACTACAagttaagaaattttttatcaatgattaaaagtaaaatttaagtatgttttaagaataaaaatatatttaaatcttattttgtaTGAACAAAATGACCATACCATACACATCTAAAAACACAAGAGATAAAAAAGAGATGATGATTTTTTGAGACACTAATGACTAAACACACAGAtacttttaacataattttaatatccattatcatgagaaaataattaattatttaatttcttacaATATGTGCATTATGTTAAACCACAAATAAAATGAGTGGATGgagtatattattattacatcTTACAACTAATCATGCATGCACGGATCCTTGTTTaatacaacttatttttcttcttcttctctaacACCACCATGTCAGGTTAATCAACAATAATCCCCTAGTGATTAAACTCTAATTGTTTGGTGTTCATAACCTCTCTCTATATATCCATATCTTTCTCTATTTCCTTCTGATTCAAAATCAAACCAATTTATTACAAAACAACCAAGCAAAGATGAAAGTAGTGCAAGAGTTGAAACCTGCAATTCTGATGGTGCTGACGTGCAGGTTGCATATGCTTTTGCAAATGTGCTGTACAAGCTCGCCATAAATGATAGAATGAGCATTAGCGTAGTCACTACTTACCTTCTCATTTTCGGagcttttttctctctttctcttgctCTTATTTTCGAAAGGTATTTATTCATTCACAGCCACGTACGTAACTTGTTATGTTTTCTATCAATATTAAGAGCCgaattaaatttgtgaattttttttacccatgctaatttctttttatattttgacatTTAAAACAGAAAGAACATACCAAAGTTGACATGGAGGGTGCTTTTGATGTCATTCTTTTGCGGTCTATTCGGGTATATGGTTGATCAGTTGATGAGTTGACGACTTGATGTAAACTCTTCATTTTTCAGTCTTCACCCTTTTGTCCTGAGATTTTCGatctttgtaatttatttttatttttctttttccgttTATTTGGCATCTACATTTCTAAATTTTCgacctattaattaattaaagtgaatagaaaaattaatataggcatatttgaataaatttctccAATTAAAACgcacataagaaaaaaatgttttactatacattaaaattaacttatacatcacaaaattaaatattttttcatatttatttcaaaaaaaatatttttttgacttatatataagttaatgttactttataaaaaaagtttatttcatatttttcttgtttcaagCAGTGGAAGTTTAGCACAAAAACTTTATTTCATTGGCTTGGCTTGGGTATCAGCGACATTTGCTACCTCCATTTATAATCTCGTTCCTGTGCCACCTTTGTCTTCTCCGTTTTGTGCGGGTACGTACGTAGTCACCACTGctatatatttattactttttttcgGTACTTAGAAAGAAAGATTATTACTGAACTTGCAGAAATTGCatccaataattttttcattcttcttttagcTTTGAGAAGTTAAATTTGCAAACCGCAGCAGGGAGGGTGAAGGTGTTGGGAACAATAATTGGAATTAGTGGGTCAATGGTGCTGACATTTTTCAAAGGGCCAGAAATAAACATTTGGAACTTTCACATTAATCTttggaataaaaatcaaaatggcTACATAGGAACATCGCATGCTGACTGTGCAAGAGAATGGCTAGGTGTTTTATGTCGTCTTGCAAGTGGCTTCGACGGATCATATtgagtaaaagtaaaaaagttaaatacggtataaatataaaaaaaatccattaacCTAAACTTTAAGGTTTTGTATTAAGATGTGatatcaaattttcttttatgtgtACGTTAATGTAAATCTCTCCATGCTGATATGAAATTTGAAATGGATCCGAAAGTACAACATCAAGAAATCATGCTTGCATCATgcatgaaaaaatgaaaaaaaggaatATGACGGCCACCTAAccattttttctgttttaatttcttttcaccACATGCTTTcgttaaatcataaaaaatttaatagatcTTGTTAAGATATATACTAAATgattaaataacttatttagtTTATGAACTATATTTATTAGGtacattttcaaaatcattatcAAAATGGATTTTCCTTAATATCTAACATAATATATGAAAGTATACTTAAAGAATGATAAGATATATGAACAATCCTTAACCGATACTTTTAaaagatgttttattttttcattgaaaaaaatTCGCTAAAAAAAAAGGCGAAAATACAATCCACAGTCTTCATATAACCAAGTATAAGACTACTACAATACACCTAATTAAGTATAGGAGAGAACCCCTTGTTCTAGGGGTAAATCGTTAATGTTGTACTCTGTAATAGGTTAACATTGCCTTTCAGAAACCTTAGGCCTTGTGCTAGACAATCCAATTCGATCATCTCAAATGCCTTATAGAGACAACAAAACTTCAATAGTATCGAATATGCATTTATTGTATATCACCACTCTTTCAAAATCACTATTGACTTGAACATTGGGGTCCAAATTCTTAGAAACCAAATGAGCATCGAAACAATTACATAAGAAGCACTGAATCAAGactgaaaatattaaataacagcCTCCTGCAAATCACAAGAGGCAAGGAAAAGAACATATCAATAAGTTGCCAATGAAAATGACACTAGCAGTGGGATGAACACAATATAAAGCAGTAAAGCAACAAAAGCATGTTTTTCATTTGCTAATTTTCTCATATCTTGATTCCCTCTTGTATATATTGACTTAAGTGTGATCAGAATCCTTCTAGCACCTATTGGAATCCAAAGAAGCCACGTTAAGCGAAAACCATTTTCAAGACAGTAATAATGAGGGGGAAGTTTTGAGAAGGAAGACACACAAGAATATTAAACTTCACATGTAGTAtagaattgaaattcaatttgagtaaattatataatcatttttagttaattaatgaAGGTttaaaatggtattttttttcttaatttctaacttaaaaattaatttttttgataaattaagcTATCTTGCCATAATACTAGCTAGTACTATTTACTTATAAATATAGTAACACAGGGACCCGCCACTTATAGGCAGACGGTCCTAGCCACACAATAAATTTGTCATAgttattttagtatttgattGAATAATAATGCATTATGGTATGGACTTTATTGTGGTCCTATATGGCCTCCACCCTCGTCTGTCTGAATAAAGCTCAATTGCTCCCTTTGGtagcatttaaaaaaacaaaaattgttcaCTTGCGGACAAGAACCAAGGCAAACCGGAAAGTCAAACTGACAATTCCCCCTGATTCACCTAACTtattataattagttatatattatataaaacaataaaaatgtgCATTCctcttttaatataatatgcATATATTATGGTGACGTGGAGATAAGCACTTTAGAAACTGAATCTACTCTCCATATAAAAATAGCTCAACCTTGAGTCGAGCTTCCATACCATAAGATTAATTATCTTCTGCCAAATATTAATGCAGCTAGCTAGCATAGTAATTCACGAACATGAAGAAGGTAAGTAATTTGTTGCATACGTTGAAACCAGACATCTTAATGGTGTTTGTGCAGATTGCATTTGCTGCTGTGAATGTGATGTACAAGCTGGCCATAAATGATGGAATGAGCATGAGGGTAGCTTCTGCATATCGCCTTGCTTTTGCTTCGGCTTTCACTGTCCCTGTGGCTCTCGTCTTTGATAGGTCCATGATTATTGCATGCCTTT contains:
- the LOC100792053 gene encoding aspartate aminotransferase superfamily protein isoform X1 — protein: MVGSVDVLAHDSSINGTMKQWPEDFSSMTIMRDHVTLTIGENGIGNGVVQNGTENGERKIVLGRNIHTTCLEVTEPDIDDEVTGEREAYMAGVLAKYKKSLTERTNYHLGYPYNLNFDYDALSQLQHFSINNLGDPFIESNYGVHSRQFEVGVLDWFARLWELEKDEYWGYITNCGTEGNLHGILVGREVFPDGILYASQESHYSVFKAARMYRMECVKINTLWSGEIDCDDFKAKLLCHKDKPAIVNVNIGTTVKGAVDDLDLVIKKLEEAGFSQDRFYIHCDGALFGLMLPFVKRAPKISFKKPIGSVSVSGHKFVGCPMPCGVQITRLEHVNALSRNVEYLASRDATIMGSRNGHAPIFLWYSLNMKGYRGFQKEVQKCLRNAHYFKDRLVDAGIGAMLNELSSTVVFERPHDEGFVHKWQLACQGNVAHVVVMPNVTIEKLDDFLNELVQKRAVWFRDGNCQPYCIASDVGQENCLCALHR
- the LOC100792053 gene encoding aspartate aminotransferase superfamily protein isoform X2, yielding MKQWPEDFSSMTIMRDHVTLTIGENGIGNGVVQNGTENGERKIVLGRNIHTTCLEVTEPDIDDEVTGEREAYMAGVLAKYKKSLTERTNYHLGYPYNLNFDYDALSQLQHFSINNLGDPFIESNYGVHSRQFEVGVLDWFARLWELEKDEYWGYITNCGTEGNLHGILVGREVFPDGILYASQESHYSVFKAARMYRMECVKINTLWSGEIDCDDFKAKLLCHKDKPAIVNVNIGTTVKGAVDDLDLVIKKLEEAGFSQDRFYIHCDGALFGLMLPFVKRAPKISFKKPIGSVSVSGHKFVGCPMPCGVQITRLEHVNALSRNVEYLASRDATIMGSRNGHAPIFLWYSLNMKGYRGFQKEVQKCLRNAHYFKDRLVDAGIGAMLNELSSTVVFERPHDEGFVHKWQLACQGNVAHVVVMPNVTIEKLDDFLNELVQKRAVWFRDGNCQPYCIASDVGQENCLCALHR
- the LOC100792053 gene encoding aspartate aminotransferase superfamily protein isoform X3, translating into MTIMRDHVTLTIGENGIGNGVVQNGTENGERKIVLGRNIHTTCLEVTEPDIDDEVTGEREAYMAGVLAKYKKSLTERTNYHLGYPYNLNFDYDALSQLQHFSINNLGDPFIESNYGVHSRQFEVGVLDWFARLWELEKDEYWGYITNCGTEGNLHGILVGREVFPDGILYASQESHYSVFKAARMYRMECVKINTLWSGEIDCDDFKAKLLCHKDKPAIVNVNIGTTVKGAVDDLDLVIKKLEEAGFSQDRFYIHCDGALFGLMLPFVKRAPKISFKKPIGSVSVSGHKFVGCPMPCGVQITRLEHVNALSRNVEYLASRDATIMGSRNGHAPIFLWYSLNMKGYRGFQKEVQKCLRNAHYFKDRLVDAGIGAMLNELSSTVVFERPHDEGFVHKWQLACQGNVAHVVVMPNVTIEKLDDFLNELVQKRAVWFRDGNCQPYCIASDVGQENCLCALHR
- the LOC100527608 gene encoding uncharacterized protein, producing the protein MGNCGSNPKTNEAVSEPVTEQVKVEQNEQTSEANVLETPENKSLGTLLNQKVEEEPKTEEVKAEPKPEEPQEEKSKAEEAKSEA